The proteins below are encoded in one region of Aulosira sp. FACHB-615:
- a CDS encoding sensor histidine kinase has protein sequence MNQVLTKGFILIVDDNPTNLSVLSEALAGEGWRFRVAVDGESAIAQAERNQPELILLDVQMPGIDGFETCRRLKANPVTQNIPIIFTTALADTESKIHGFSLGAVDYIPKPFAQAEVIARVRVHLQLQQLTQSLEEQVRDRTTALQKAQVQLVQQEKLSTLGELIAGIAHEMNNPIGFIVNNIPPLQEYIADITKLLQLYEQEYPVPTATITTFIHNLDLPFVLEDLEKIVSSIEVGSERIQHLSTSLRSFSRSDSDTKLPADLHTGMDSTLLILQHRLKPNGDRPAIEVIRAYGKLPHVPCYIGEMNQVFMNLLANAVDALDEAIIQGKMSDRIPQIQITTDVNSQQMAVIKIADNGIGIPERLKQRLFEPLFTTKPVGKGTGLGLSIAHQIIVEKHNGTMEVNSQPGIGTEFTIAIPIS, from the coding sequence ATGAATCAGGTTTTAACAAAGGGATTTATTTTGATTGTGGACGATAATCCCACCAATTTATCTGTACTTTCAGAAGCACTCGCGGGTGAGGGTTGGCGTTTTCGTGTCGCGGTGGATGGCGAAAGTGCGATCGCTCAAGCCGAACGCAACCAACCAGAATTAATTTTACTAGATGTCCAAATGCCTGGTATTGACGGTTTTGAAACCTGTCGTCGTCTCAAAGCAAACCCGGTAACGCAAAACATACCAATTATTTTTACCACAGCCTTAGCTGATACAGAAAGCAAAATTCACGGATTTTCCCTGGGTGCGGTTGATTATATCCCCAAACCCTTTGCCCAAGCAGAAGTTATTGCGCGAGTGCGTGTGCATTTACAACTCCAGCAATTAACCCAATCTTTAGAAGAACAAGTACGCGATCGCACCACTGCGTTACAAAAAGCCCAAGTACAACTGGTACAACAAGAAAAACTCTCAACTCTTGGAGAGTTAATCGCGGGAATCGCTCACGAAATGAACAACCCCATTGGCTTTATCGTTAACAATATCCCGCCCTTACAAGAATATATTGCTGACATCACCAAGCTACTGCAACTGTACGAACAAGAATATCCCGTCCCAACCGCCACAATTACGACTTTTATACATAACTTGGATTTGCCATTTGTGCTTGAAGACTTAGAAAAAATTGTCAGTTCCATCGAGGTAGGTTCCGAACGCATTCAACACCTTTCAACCTCACTCCGCAGTTTCTCACGCTCAGATAGCGACACCAAATTACCTGCTGATTTGCATACGGGTATGGATAGTACGCTGTTGATTTTACAACATCGCCTCAAGCCTAATGGCGATCGCCCGGCAATTGAAGTGATTCGCGCTTACGGTAAGTTACCTCATGTTCCCTGCTACATCGGTGAAATGAATCAAGTATTTATGAATCTGCTGGCTAACGCCGTTGATGCTCTGGATGAAGCAATTATCCAAGGTAAAATGAGCGATCGCATCCCGCAAATTCAAATTACCACCGATGTCAATTCCCAACAAATGGCGGTAATTAAAATTGCTGACAATGGTATCGGGATTCCTGAAAGACTCAAACAACGACTGTTTGAACCTTTATTTACAACAAAACCCGTCGGTAAAGGTACGGGACTTGGTTTATCTATTGCCCATCAAATTATCGTCGAAAAACACAACGGCACAATGGAAGTTAATTCTCAGCCCGGTATCGGAACCGAGTTTACCATCGCAATTCCCATCTCATGA
- a CDS encoding penicillin-binding protein 1C, translating into MRLSRRLIRKSKFFLAVVFVCLVVRLLPYFAPIHTADIAQNQLALEFSDRNGLPLGTILTRDQEHTAVVPLNQVSPQFINAIIAAEDSSFYHHGALDIKAIIRAINQAIHAKQIVSGASTITMQLARMLEPSTRNFSGKLQEIWLAWRLAAGMNKTEILAAYINRLPMGGNIYGVEAASRTYFSTPASELNLAQASLLAAIPNNPTYFDPLQHWDRLKQRQKYVLNRMVQDGYITQQIAEKTQTEKVVFQSRQRGIIAAPHFLFWLAKQMQIPPTPLSKGDDVPFTPLSPPLERGETSKSSSLPFPRGGLGWGNSNTSSNSITDGYMVASKRDHLIQTTIDRPLQKFVEAQAQQVISTLAANNVHDAAALVIDNHTGEVLAYVGSPDYFNETKLGRNDGVQALRQPGSTLKPFVYELALEKKLIRPNTILADVPAHYAIPGAKLYSPTDYTQRFLGPVRVRIALANSLNVPAVRVLEKIGVPNFLERLHELGFTHLNQTPEYYGLGLTLGSGEVTLWELAQAYVTIARQGQPTPLVTTLSYSPLPTPHSPLPTIWQLITDMLSDRHARATAFGVDSVLNLPFPAAVKTGTSSNFRDTWTVGFTTDYTVATWVGNFNGEPMRQVSGVMGAAPLWNRIMLHLHENQEPAVFTVPQGLIQLPICANSGLRPMSDCNSVVQEYFYPEDKIAYATQDKFNLPPEYNDWLAKQQSNFVSSNLRIVSPQNGDLYLLYPGTEGQQKLEFKLAGNPSSVEWRLNGEQLDTQSTNLFWYLRPGNWNLEARSADTSDKVSFQVELAKIRPTKRGFSVVNSQR; encoded by the coding sequence TGTATGCTTAGTGGTGCGACTACTGCCCTATTTTGCGCCTATACATACCGCAGATATAGCCCAAAATCAACTGGCTTTGGAATTTAGCGATCGCAATGGGCTACCATTAGGAACAATCCTCACCCGTGACCAAGAACATACCGCCGTCGTCCCCTTAAATCAAGTTTCTCCCCAATTTATCAACGCCATTATCGCCGCCGAAGATAGTAGTTTCTACCATCATGGCGCGTTGGATATCAAAGCAATTATCCGCGCCATCAACCAAGCGATTCACGCCAAACAAATAGTCTCTGGTGCTTCTACAATTACCATGCAGTTAGCACGAATGTTAGAACCATCCACCCGCAACTTCTCAGGGAAATTGCAGGAAATTTGGTTAGCTTGGCGGTTAGCGGCGGGAATGAATAAAACTGAAATTCTCGCTGCATATATCAACCGTCTGCCAATGGGTGGCAATATATATGGTGTAGAAGCCGCATCCCGGACTTATTTTTCAACACCCGCCAGTGAGTTAAATCTTGCCCAGGCTAGTCTTTTGGCTGCTATTCCTAATAATCCCACCTACTTTGACCCGCTACAACATTGGGATAGACTCAAACAGCGTCAAAAATACGTCCTCAACCGGATGGTACAGGATGGTTATATCACTCAACAAATAGCCGAGAAAACTCAAACCGAAAAGGTGGTTTTTCAGTCTCGCCAACGGGGAATTATCGCTGCACCTCATTTCTTGTTTTGGTTAGCCAAGCAAATGCAGATCCCCCCAACCCCCCTTAGTAAGGGGGACGATGTTCCTTTTACCCCCCTTAGTCCCCCCTTGGAAAGGGGGGAAACAAGCAAATCTAGTTCCCTCCCCTTTCCAAGGGGAGGGTTAGGGTGGGGTAATTCCAACACTAGTAGTAATTCGATAACTGATGGGTACATGGTAGCCTCAAAGAGGGATCATCTCATCCAAACCACCATCGATAGACCATTACAAAAATTCGTCGAAGCCCAAGCACAGCAAGTCATCTCTACCCTTGCTGCTAACAACGTCCACGATGCAGCAGCTTTGGTAATTGACAACCATACGGGCGAAGTTTTAGCTTACGTCGGTTCACCCGACTATTTCAACGAAACCAAACTTGGACGTAACGACGGCGTACAAGCCCTACGTCAACCCGGTTCTACCCTCAAACCCTTTGTTTATGAGTTGGCGTTAGAAAAAAAACTGATTCGCCCAAACACCATCTTGGCTGATGTCCCCGCCCACTATGCCATTCCTGGGGCGAAACTTTATAGCCCTACAGATTATACTCAACGCTTTCTCGGCCCGGTGCGGGTGCGGATAGCATTAGCCAATTCTTTAAATGTGCCTGCGGTGAGAGTATTAGAGAAAATTGGCGTACCGAACTTTCTGGAACGTCTGCATGAATTAGGCTTTACCCACCTCAATCAAACCCCAGAATATTACGGTTTGGGTTTAACTCTCGGTAGTGGCGAAGTCACGTTATGGGAACTGGCTCAAGCTTACGTCACAATAGCGAGACAAGGACAACCCACCCCACTTGTAACAACACTCTCTTATTCCCCACTCCCCACTCCCCACTCCCCACTCCCTACGATATGGCAACTAATTACTGATATGTTGAGCGATCGCCACGCCCGTGCCACCGCTTTTGGTGTAGACTCAGTATTAAACTTGCCCTTCCCCGCCGCCGTCAAAACTGGTACTTCTTCCAACTTCCGCGATACTTGGACTGTGGGCTTTACCACCGACTACACCGTTGCAACTTGGGTCGGAAATTTTAATGGTGAACCAATGCGTCAAGTATCTGGCGTTATGGGTGCAGCACCTTTATGGAACCGTATCATGTTGCACCTGCACGAAAACCAAGAACCCGCAGTGTTTACAGTTCCCCAAGGATTAATTCAACTTCCTATCTGTGCAAACTCAGGTTTACGCCCCATGTCAGATTGTAACTCTGTTGTGCAAGAGTATTTTTACCCAGAAGATAAAATTGCTTACGCCACTCAAGACAAGTTTAATTTACCGCCCGAATATAATGATTGGTTAGCCAAGCAGCAATCAAATTTTGTCTCTAGTAATTTACGAATTGTCTCCCCCCAAAATGGTGATTTGTATTTACTATATCCAGGTACAGAAGGACAGCAAAAATTAGAATTTAAACTAGCCGGAAATCCATCATCAGTTGAGTGGCGGTTAAATGGCGAACAACTAGATACACAATCAACTAATCTATTTTGGTATCTGCGTCCAGGAAACTGGAATTTAGAAGCGCGGAGTGCAGACACCAGCGATAAAGTGAGTTTTCAAGTAGAATTGGCTAAAATTCGCCCAACAAAGCGGGGTTTTTCAGTTGTTAATTCTCAGAGGTAA
- a CDS encoding ATP-binding protein encodes MTLAFVPYSIYVTGFIPHGHCYLWKPELVWLNIISDGAIALAYYSIPLLLIYFISKRQDVPFNGVFLLFGAFILACGSGHLIDIWTLWHPDYWVSSIVKAFTAIISIYTAFALIYLMPQALTLPSPAQLEAINKVLKTEIIERKRIEQELRLAEEAAKNSSQAKSEFLANMSHELRTPLNGILGYTQILQRTEKLSEKGSKGVGIIYQCGSHLLTLINDILDLSKIEARKLELNLIDFYLPAFIDSVSEICRIRAEQKVIGFHVLLDPDLPIGIRADEKRLRQVLINLLGNAIKFTQQGSVTFKIKVINQAIHDEGKIIYKLRFEVIDTGTGITPEQLEKIFVPFEQAGSQKRQTEGTGLGLAISQKIISLMGSQIQVVSEFGKGSTFWFEIESPESKDWAKVSRVVEQGIIIGYQGKKRTILIVDDKWENRSVIVNLLEPVGFDVIEAIHGKEAWEKINTHQPDLIITDLVMPVMDGFELIKSLRQASQFANIPAIASSASVFAIDEYKSIDMGANAFLSKPVEAETLLELLRQFLQLEWLYENQQNTTNQPKTDTLDNFILPAKEVLQQFLELTQDGDVQNILELAEQLASQPQFHNFTNHIIQLAKNFQLKRLETFIQQQIS; translated from the coding sequence ATGACATTGGCATTTGTTCCCTATTCTATCTACGTGACAGGGTTTATTCCACATGGACATTGTTATCTCTGGAAACCCGAACTTGTATGGCTAAATATTATTTCTGATGGTGCGATCGCTCTAGCTTATTATTCCATACCTCTGCTATTAATTTACTTTATTTCCAAACGTCAAGATGTCCCCTTTAATGGAGTATTTCTGTTATTTGGGGCTTTTATCTTGGCTTGTGGTAGTGGACATTTAATAGATATTTGGACGCTTTGGCATCCTGATTATTGGGTTTCATCGATTGTCAAAGCGTTTACAGCAATTATCTCAATATATACAGCCTTTGCCTTAATTTATCTCATGCCACAAGCTCTGACGCTGCCTAGTCCAGCACAGTTAGAAGCTATCAATAAAGTGCTTAAAACTGAAATTATTGAGCGTAAACGTATCGAACAAGAACTACGCCTTGCTGAAGAAGCTGCTAAAAATTCTAGCCAAGCCAAGAGTGAATTTCTTGCTAATATGAGCCATGAATTACGCACACCACTCAACGGTATTCTTGGCTATACACAAATTCTCCAACGCACAGAAAAATTAAGCGAAAAAGGGAGTAAAGGTGTCGGAATTATTTATCAGTGTGGTTCTCATTTATTAACCCTAATTAATGATATTTTAGATTTGTCTAAAATCGAAGCTAGAAAACTAGAATTAAATCTCATTGATTTTTATTTACCTGCATTTATCGATAGCGTCAGTGAAATTTGTCGTATCCGCGCTGAACAAAAAGTCATCGGGTTTCATGTATTACTTGACCCAGATTTACCTATTGGGATTCGGGCTGATGAAAAACGTTTACGCCAAGTGTTGATTAACTTGCTTGGTAATGCTATTAAATTTACGCAACAAGGCAGTGTTACCTTTAAAATTAAAGTTATTAACCAAGCTATTCATGATGAAGGTAAAATTATCTATAAACTTCGTTTTGAAGTGATAGATACTGGCACAGGTATTACACCCGAACAACTCGAAAAAATCTTTGTACCGTTTGAACAAGCAGGAAGTCAAAAACGCCAAACAGAAGGCACAGGATTAGGACTAGCCATCAGCCAAAAAATTATTTCATTGATGGGCAGTCAAATTCAAGTAGTAAGTGAATTTGGCAAAGGCAGTACTTTTTGGTTTGAAATAGAATCACCAGAATCTAAAGATTGGGCGAAAGTTTCTAGAGTAGTTGAACAGGGAATTATTATTGGTTATCAAGGAAAAAAACGCACAATTTTGATTGTGGATGATAAATGGGAAAATCGCTCGGTGATTGTCAATTTATTAGAACCAGTAGGGTTTGATGTCATAGAAGCCATTCATGGAAAAGAAGCATGGGAGAAAATCAACACTCATCAACCAGACTTGATAATTACTGATTTAGTCATGCCTGTGATGGATGGGTTTGAGTTGATTAAGAGTTTGCGTCAGGCTAGTCAATTTGCCAACATACCTGCGATCGCTTCTTCTGCCAGTGTCTTTGCAATTGACGAATATAAAAGTATTGATATGGGCGCGAATGCCTTTCTCTCTAAGCCAGTAGAAGCAGAAACACTCCTGGAACTACTGCGGCAATTTCTACAACTGGAATGGTTATACGAAAATCAACAAAACACTACAAACCAACCTAAAACAGATACTTTAGATAATTTTATTTTGCCAGCAAAAGAAGTTTTACAACAATTCTTAGAACTCACTCAAGATGGCGATGTGCAGAACATTTTAGAACTGGCTGAACAACTAGCTTCTCAGCCGCAGTTCCACAACTTTACTAATCACATTATCCAGTTAGCAAAAAACTTTCAACTCAAACGTTTAGAAACTTTTATTCAACAACAAATTAGTTAA